Proteins from a single region of Amycolatopsis sp. CA-230715:
- a CDS encoding response regulator transcription factor, with amino-acid sequence MIRVIVVDDEPMVCAHLRTILGSADDIEVVAQAQDGAEAVEAAVRHRPDVMLMDLRMPGVDGLTAIERIAKLPQAPAVVALTTFDADDYVIRALRGGAAGFLVKSTPPEDLIGLVRVAADGHTVLSPEAARRLVAASSDSSLRAEAAKRRAAALTEREVEVLGCLGGGLSNADIAGKLHLSEATVKSYVSRMLVKLDCANRTQAGLLALEAGLVTR; translated from the coding sequence ATGATCAGGGTGATCGTCGTCGATGACGAGCCCATGGTGTGCGCGCACCTGCGCACCATCCTGGGCTCCGCGGACGACATCGAGGTGGTCGCGCAGGCGCAGGACGGCGCCGAAGCCGTCGAAGCGGCCGTGCGGCACCGGCCGGACGTGATGCTGATGGACCTCCGGATGCCGGGCGTGGACGGGCTGACCGCGATCGAGCGCATCGCGAAGCTCCCGCAGGCGCCCGCGGTCGTCGCACTGACCACGTTCGACGCCGACGACTACGTCATCCGCGCACTACGCGGCGGCGCGGCGGGCTTCCTGGTGAAGTCGACGCCCCCGGAGGACCTGATCGGGCTGGTGCGGGTGGCCGCGGACGGGCACACCGTGCTGTCGCCGGAAGCGGCGCGGCGGCTGGTGGCCGCGTCGTCGGACAGCTCGCTGCGCGCGGAGGCCGCGAAGCGCCGCGCCGCGGCCTTGACCGAGCGCGAGGTCGAGGTGCTCGGCTGCCTCGGCGGCGGACTGTCCAATGCGGACATCGCGGGGAAGCTGCACCTGTCCGAGGCGACGGTGAAGAGCTACGTGTCGCGGATGCTGGTGAAGCTCGACTGCGCCAACCGCACCCAGGCCGGGCTGCTCGCCCTCGAAGCGGGCCTCGTCACGCGCTGA
- a CDS encoding TetR/AcrR family transcriptional regulator: MRQRLLDATIDCLVEFGYAGTTTTRVADRAGVTRGAQVHHFPTKTDLVTSAIRHLAAKRTEVAMAELDRLKASADPIGDALQLLWEMHQGPVFSATVELWVASRTDPELREQMTLVEPIATGSLVDFGKALMPEYAAHPEFLHAVYTAMDMIRGILIASWATRDEAELTARWHRARGHLRILFTALMESENSGLSA, translated from the coding sequence ATGCGCCAGCGCCTGCTCGACGCCACGATCGACTGCCTCGTCGAGTTCGGCTACGCGGGCACCACCACGACCAGGGTCGCCGACCGGGCCGGGGTCACCAGGGGCGCCCAGGTGCACCACTTCCCGACCAAGACCGACCTCGTGACCTCGGCGATCCGGCACCTCGCCGCGAAGCGGACCGAGGTCGCGATGGCCGAGCTCGACCGGCTCAAGGCTTCGGCCGACCCGATCGGGGACGCACTGCAACTGCTCTGGGAAATGCACCAGGGGCCGGTGTTCTCCGCGACCGTCGAGCTGTGGGTGGCCTCCCGGACCGACCCGGAGCTGCGGGAGCAGATGACGCTCGTGGAGCCGATCGCCACCGGAAGCCTCGTGGACTTCGGCAAGGCGCTGATGCCGGAGTACGCGGCGCACCCGGAGTTCCTGCACGCGGTGTACACCGCGATGGACATGATCAGGGGCATCCTCATCGCGAGCTGGGCGACGCGGGACGAAGCCGAGCTGACCGCGCGCTGGCACCGCGCGCGGGGGCACCTGCGCATCCTGTTCACCGCGCTCATGGAGTCCGAAAACTCCGGCCTCAGCGCGTGA
- a CDS encoding SRPBCC family protein, whose product MVQRISARGRTDAPPSVVYALLRDGASWPRWSPLGSFTLLKEASDGDEGLGALRQFRTGRTTSCEEVVELVPDRRFSYALKSGLPLRGYRADVDLTALPEAEGGGTEIHWHSTFRPKVPGTGWFFRRVLGRFLVRMVDGLVAYTAGKREAEDHAQ is encoded by the coding sequence ATGGTTCAGAGAATTTCGGCGCGCGGGAGAACCGACGCGCCGCCATCCGTGGTGTACGCACTGCTCAGGGACGGCGCGAGCTGGCCGCGATGGTCACCGCTCGGGTCGTTCACGCTGCTGAAGGAGGCGTCGGACGGCGACGAGGGCCTCGGCGCGCTGCGCCAATTCCGCACCGGGCGCACCACGTCCTGCGAGGAGGTGGTGGAACTGGTGCCGGACCGCCGCTTCTCCTACGCGCTGAAATCGGGCCTGCCGCTGCGCGGCTACCGGGCCGACGTGGATCTCACCGCCCTCCCCGAAGCCGAAGGCGGCGGCACGGAGATCCACTGGCACTCGACGTTCCGGCCGAAGGTACCCGGTACCGGCTGGTTCTTCCGGCGAGTGCTCGGCCGGTTCCTCGTGCGCATGGTCGACGGGCTCGTCGCGTACACGGCGGGTAAGCGCGAAGCGGAGGACCACGCGCAATAA
- a CDS encoding TetR/AcrR family transcriptional regulator, with translation MPADARATLLATAVDKLAETGVGDRSLRALAADLGTSHRMVIYHFGSKEGLLVEVAREVERRMRDALRTLEFDDDLPPDEIALRFWHVLTDPALRPSQRLFFELYGQALQGRAGTTGLLDGIIDDWLEPVSELLRRLGVEEAAVRTRARLGLATARGLLLDLVTTGDTEGVREAMEMFVAEHTRSRSQRTHSWHQADCQGARAD, from the coding sequence ATGCCGGCCGACGCGCGCGCGACCCTGCTCGCGACCGCGGTGGACAAGCTCGCGGAGACCGGTGTCGGCGACCGGAGCCTGCGCGCGCTCGCCGCGGACCTCGGCACCAGCCACCGCATGGTGATCTACCACTTCGGCTCCAAGGAGGGCCTGCTCGTCGAGGTGGCCCGCGAGGTCGAACGCCGCATGCGCGACGCGCTCCGCACGCTCGAATTCGACGACGACCTCCCGCCGGACGAGATCGCGCTCCGCTTCTGGCACGTGCTGACCGATCCGGCGCTGCGGCCGAGCCAGCGGCTGTTCTTCGAGCTCTACGGCCAAGCGCTGCAGGGCAGGGCGGGCACCACCGGCCTGCTCGACGGGATCATCGACGACTGGCTCGAACCGGTTTCCGAACTGCTGCGGCGGCTCGGGGTCGAGGAGGCGGCCGTGCGCACCCGCGCCAGGCTCGGCCTCGCCACCGCGCGGGGCCTGCTGCTCGACCTCGTGACCACCGGAGACACCGAAGGTGTGCGCGAAGCGATGGAAATGTTCGTCGCCGAGCACACGCGTTCACGATCACAGCGAACTCACAGCTGGCACCAGGCAGACTGCCAGGGTGCCCGAGCAGACTGA
- a CDS encoding rhomboid-like protein — translation MPEQTDQVIADDVPRPLARALAALPRPSTTPFTFCYLVVLLGTTIVLHTADPSLTSKLLALSSTDAHNLWHRPLLTLFTSALWLADAMWLVNLVIFTIAVAPLERRIGPLWTAAVFFSGHVLATLATELPVMWSVSAGALTAQDARWVDVGVSYGFFATAGALVALVAPPMRRWAVLTAETVVLLVYVTGRPGALSDVVTLAGHLFALHLGMLAWQPWLRRRGLVGSVRFRRRELAPPLEGLAEPVPTA, via the coding sequence GTGCCCGAGCAGACTGACCAGGTGATCGCAGACGACGTGCCGAGACCGCTGGCCCGCGCCCTCGCCGCACTCCCCCGGCCGTCGACGACGCCGTTCACCTTCTGCTACCTCGTGGTCCTGCTCGGCACGACGATCGTGCTGCACACCGCGGACCCGTCGCTGACCTCGAAGCTGCTCGCGTTGTCCAGCACCGACGCGCACAACCTGTGGCACCGCCCGCTCCTCACGCTGTTCACCAGCGCGCTGTGGCTCGCCGACGCGATGTGGCTGGTCAACCTGGTGATCTTCACGATCGCGGTGGCGCCGCTCGAACGCCGGATCGGTCCACTGTGGACGGCCGCGGTGTTCTTCAGCGGCCACGTGCTGGCGACGCTGGCGACCGAGCTGCCGGTGATGTGGTCGGTCAGCGCGGGCGCGCTGACCGCGCAGGACGCGCGCTGGGTCGACGTCGGCGTAAGCTACGGCTTCTTCGCCACCGCGGGCGCGCTGGTGGCACTGGTCGCCCCGCCGATGCGGCGGTGGGCCGTGCTCACCGCGGAAACCGTGGTCCTGCTCGTCTACGTGACCGGCCGGCCCGGCGCGCTGTCCGATGTGGTCACGCTGGCGGGGCACCTGTTCGCGCTGCACCTCGGCATGCTCGCCTGGCAACCGTGGCTGCGGCGGCGCGGACTCGTCGGCAGTGTGCGATTCAGGCGGCGTGAACTCGCTCCTCCGTTGGAAGGCCTCGCGGAACCCGTCCCCACCGCCTGA
- a CDS encoding MFS transporter, whose product MISGELKQARWAVSVVFAVCGAAFGTWLARIPSVQAQAGLSTGELGVGLFGLAAGSVVALLGAGALITRIGSRAAVLLGATVLCAGLPLVAFAPDLPLFVASLVVLGVGNSVLDVAMNSHAARVEAGYGRPIFAGFHAFWNLGGLAGSGVDALMETWHVPVPVHFSCTGAVLLAIALWAAVTRFLRGADAGQGEAAFALPSRALLPLGAIAFCAFVAEGAVNSWSAVYLADVTDATPALASLGYFAFSLTMITVRAVTDRVVARVGGVRFVRVATAVAVLGFALVLAVPVPAVGLLGFAVIGIGVAGIVPIAWSTASRKEADSPGKAVAAVAACGYIGFLVEPALISALAGVVGLHWALASAVVLTSCVFALAPALRTAPAQVLA is encoded by the coding sequence GTGATCTCTGGGGAGCTGAAGCAGGCGCGCTGGGCGGTGTCCGTGGTGTTCGCGGTGTGCGGCGCCGCGTTCGGGACCTGGCTGGCGCGCATCCCGTCCGTGCAGGCGCAAGCCGGGCTCAGCACCGGCGAGCTGGGCGTCGGCCTGTTCGGGCTCGCGGCGGGCTCGGTGGTCGCCCTGCTCGGCGCGGGCGCGCTGATCACCAGGATCGGCAGCAGGGCCGCCGTCCTGCTCGGCGCGACGGTGCTGTGCGCTGGCCTGCCGCTGGTCGCGTTCGCGCCGGACCTGCCGCTGTTCGTCGCCTCGCTGGTCGTGCTCGGCGTCGGCAACAGCGTGCTCGACGTCGCGATGAACTCCCACGCGGCACGGGTGGAAGCGGGCTACGGCCGCCCGATCTTCGCCGGGTTCCACGCGTTCTGGAACCTCGGCGGACTCGCGGGCTCCGGTGTGGACGCGCTGATGGAGACCTGGCACGTCCCGGTGCCCGTGCACTTCTCGTGCACGGGCGCGGTACTGCTCGCGATCGCGCTGTGGGCCGCGGTGACACGCTTCCTCCGCGGCGCGGACGCTGGGCAGGGCGAAGCCGCCTTCGCCCTGCCCAGCCGCGCGCTGCTCCCGCTCGGGGCGATCGCGTTCTGCGCGTTCGTGGCCGAGGGCGCGGTCAACAGCTGGAGCGCGGTGTACCTCGCCGACGTCACCGACGCCACGCCCGCACTGGCCTCGCTCGGCTACTTCGCCTTCTCCCTCACGATGATCACGGTGCGCGCGGTGACCGACCGCGTGGTGGCGCGCGTCGGGGGCGTGCGGTTCGTCCGCGTGGCCACCGCGGTCGCCGTGCTCGGCTTCGCGCTCGTGCTGGCCGTCCCGGTGCCCGCCGTCGGCTTGCTCGGCTTCGCCGTGATCGGGATCGGCGTCGCCGGGATCGTGCCTATCGCCTGGAGCACGGCGAGCCGCAAGGAAGCCGACTCGCCCGGCAAGGCGGTCGCCGCGGTGGCCGCCTGCGGCTATATCGGCTTCCTCGTCGAGCCCGCGCTGATCAGCGCACTCGCCGGGGTGGTCGGGCTGCACTGGGCGCTCGCGTCCGCCGTCGTGCTCACCTCGTGCGTCTTCGCACTCGCCCCCGCGTTGCGCACGGCCCCCGCTCAGGTCCTGGCGTAG
- a CDS encoding dihydrofolate reductase family protein gives MRKLTYLVAATLDGIIAAPGGGNPAGPDGFFVAEGDHMQGLFRDYPDIVPGFAREAVGIGGPNKIFDTVLEGRGSYEIGLAEGIADAYPHLRHYVFSTTMTATEDPAVELVAGDPVEKVRELKREDGLGIWLCGGAGLAQSLREEIDEIVLKLHPVVAGAGIPLFSGGFSPQRFALTGTTAYDSGVLHLTYART, from the coding sequence ATGCGAAAGCTGACCTATCTGGTGGCGGCCACCCTGGACGGGATCATCGCCGCGCCCGGCGGTGGCAACCCGGCGGGCCCCGACGGCTTCTTCGTCGCCGAGGGCGACCACATGCAGGGGCTCTTCCGCGACTACCCGGACATCGTGCCGGGTTTCGCCCGCGAGGCAGTGGGCATCGGCGGCCCGAACAAGATCTTCGACACCGTCCTGGAAGGACGCGGTTCGTACGAGATCGGGCTCGCCGAAGGGATCGCCGACGCGTACCCGCACCTGCGGCACTACGTGTTCTCGACGACCATGACCGCCACCGAGGATCCGGCGGTCGAACTGGTGGCGGGCGATCCCGTGGAGAAGGTCCGCGAGCTGAAGCGGGAAGACGGGCTCGGGATCTGGTTGTGCGGCGGCGCCGGGCTCGCCCAGTCGCTGCGCGAGGAGATCGACGAGATCGTGCTCAAGCTCCACCCGGTGGTCGCCGGGGCCGGGATCCCGTTGTTCTCCGGCGGGTTCTCCCCACAGCGGTTCGCGCTCACCGGCACCACCGCGTACGACAGCGGGGTGCTGCACCTGACCTACGCCAGGACCTGA
- a CDS encoding TetR/AcrR family transcriptional regulator, producing the protein MRGNPARRKALIDAAIEVLAREGARGLTFRAVDTEAGVPPGTASNYFPSRDDLFDQIGGHIHERLTPEPSGLAETMRARPSRELVAVLLHQLVERLSADPRGYLALVELRLEATRRPKLRAVLTDLIGANIDENVRFHLDSGLPGDRITVVLLQFAMSWLMVEHLTLPGLFERMPAEDLVAAMVERLVPEA; encoded by the coding sequence ATGCGGGGGAATCCGGCGCGGCGCAAGGCGCTCATCGACGCGGCCATCGAAGTGCTCGCCCGCGAAGGCGCGCGCGGGCTGACCTTCCGCGCCGTCGACACCGAAGCGGGCGTCCCCCCTGGCACCGCGTCGAACTACTTCCCCAGCAGGGACGATCTGTTCGACCAGATCGGCGGGCACATCCACGAACGCCTCACGCCCGAGCCGTCCGGTCTCGCCGAGACGATGCGGGCACGGCCGAGCCGCGAACTCGTCGCGGTCCTGCTGCACCAGCTCGTCGAACGCCTCAGCGCCGATCCGCGCGGTTACCTGGCGCTGGTCGAACTGCGCCTCGAAGCGACGAGGCGGCCGAAGCTCCGCGCGGTGCTCACCGACCTGATCGGCGCGAACATCGACGAAAACGTGCGCTTCCACCTCGATTCGGGCCTGCCCGGCGACCGGATCACCGTGGTGCTGCTGCAGTTCGCGATGAGCTGGCTGATGGTGGAACACCTGACGCTGCCCGGACTCTTCGAGCGGATGCCCGCCGAAGACCTCGTCGCGGCCATGGTCGAAAGGCTCGTGCCGGAAGCCTGA
- a CDS encoding pseudouridine synthase: MTSDRARTDGPEGVRLQKVLSKAGVASRRAAEDLIAQGRVTVDGKTVRELGTRVDPASAVIHVDGTRVVLDETLVYLALNKPRGVHSTMEDDQGRPCVGDYIRQRDERLFHVGRLDADTEGLLLLTNDGDLAHRLMHPSYHVLKTYLAEVDGLVPRGLGKTLKAGVELEDGPVKADAFRVKDMQAGRTLVEIVLHEGRKHIVRRLLDEVGHPVRKLVRTAIGDVQLGNGKPGSLRALTRAEVGSLHRSVQL; encoded by the coding sequence ATGACATCTGACCGCGCTCGTACCGACGGCCCCGAAGGCGTGCGCCTGCAGAAGGTGCTTTCCAAGGCGGGAGTGGCTTCGCGTCGTGCCGCCGAGGACCTGATCGCGCAGGGCAGGGTCACCGTGGACGGGAAGACGGTGCGCGAACTGGGCACCAGGGTGGATCCGGCGAGCGCGGTCATCCACGTCGACGGGACCCGGGTCGTGCTCGACGAAACGCTGGTGTACCTGGCGTTGAACAAGCCCCGCGGCGTGCACAGCACGATGGAGGACGACCAGGGCCGCCCGTGCGTCGGCGACTACATCCGGCAGCGCGACGAGCGGCTGTTCCACGTCGGCAGGCTCGACGCCGACACCGAGGGCCTGCTGCTGCTCACCAACGACGGCGATCTCGCGCACCGGCTGATGCACCCGTCGTACCACGTGCTCAAGACCTACCTCGCCGAGGTCGACGGGCTCGTGCCCCGCGGGCTCGGCAAGACGCTCAAGGCCGGGGTCGAGCTGGAGGACGGGCCGGTCAAGGCGGACGCGTTCCGCGTCAAGGACATGCAGGCCGGGCGCACACTCGTGGAGATCGTGCTGCACGAGGGCCGCAAGCACATCGTGCGCAGGCTGCTCGACGAGGTCGGGCACCCGGTGCGCAAGCTCGTGCGGACCGCGATCGGCGACGTCCAGCTCGGCAACGGGAAACCCGGCTCGCTGCGCGCGCTGACGCGGGCCGAAGTCGGCTCGCTGCACCGCTCCGTCCAGCTCTAG
- the scpB gene encoding SMC-Scp complex subunit ScpB, with protein sequence MSTDDEAAPVVDLDALQTTRPDGAPLDTVDSNDAEASEAEAAGTEAGHEDSGSEVDTESEVDGEGPDLAESGDSGENGEPEDGEDPELVAVASSLPDLTESWMLEAALEALLLVVDSPASEESLADALDQPVPRVTEALRLMATRFTERDSGIDLRRVGEGWRFFTRDTFAPFVEKLLLDGQRSKLTRAALETLAVIAYRQPVTRARVAAVRGVNVDGVIRTLLARGLIEETGTDAETGGTLYVTTELFLERLGLSSLNDLPPIAPLLPEVDSIDDI encoded by the coding sequence GTGAGCACGGACGACGAGGCCGCGCCGGTCGTCGACCTGGACGCGCTCCAGACCACGCGACCGGACGGCGCCCCACTGGACACAGTGGACAGTAACGATGCGGAAGCATCGGAGGCCGAGGCGGCCGGAACCGAGGCCGGGCACGAGGATTCCGGGTCCGAAGTGGACACTGAGTCCGAAGTGGACGGTGAAGGGCCGGACCTGGCCGAAAGCGGTGACAGCGGGGAAAACGGCGAACCCGAGGACGGCGAGGACCCGGAGCTGGTCGCGGTCGCGAGCTCGCTGCCGGACCTCACCGAGAGCTGGATGCTCGAGGCCGCGCTCGAAGCGCTGCTGCTGGTGGTCGACTCGCCCGCGAGCGAGGAGTCCCTCGCCGACGCGCTCGACCAGCCGGTGCCCAGGGTGACCGAGGCGCTGCGCCTGATGGCGACCCGGTTCACCGAGCGCGACAGCGGGATCGACCTGCGCCGCGTCGGCGAAGGCTGGCGGTTCTTCACCCGCGACACCTTCGCGCCGTTCGTGGAAAAGCTCCTGCTCGACGGCCAGCGTTCGAAGCTGACCAGGGCCGCGTTGGAGACCCTCGCGGTGATCGCCTACCGTCAGCCGGTCACCCGCGCCAGGGTGGCCGCGGTGCGCGGCGTCAACGTCGACGGCGTCATCCGCACCCTGCTCGCCAGGGGACTGATCGAGGAGACCGGGACCGACGCCGAGACCGGTGGCACCCTGTACGTGACGACCGAGCTGTTCCTCGAACGGCTTGGGCTCTCGTCGCTCAACGACCTGCCCCCGATCGCGCCCCTGCTCCCGGAAGTGGATTCGATCGATGACATCTGA
- a CDS encoding segregation and condensation protein A: MDPTELAGEPDPRPESVGEDTAAAEPADPEPAGEPADGDPAPDDGSSSKFKVRLANFEGPFDLLLQLISQHELDVTEVALHQVTDDFIAYTRALGAEWDLDETTEFLVIAATLLDLKAARLLPSADVENEDDLALLEARDLLFARVLQYRAYKQVAALFAELEAGALRRYPRSVALEEKFLGLLPEVMLGVTPEKFAEIALSVFRPKPPPTVSLDHLHAGKVSVREHAAVLRLRLAEAGNLTFGELVSDCEHTLEVVARFLALLELYRESSVHFEQEAALQELHVRWTGGSVDDAKAAADADRDRAVVEEEEYG, encoded by the coding sequence ATGGACCCCACCGAACTGGCCGGGGAGCCCGATCCCCGGCCGGAGTCGGTCGGGGAGGACACCGCGGCCGCCGAACCCGCCGATCCCGAGCCCGCCGGGGAACCGGCGGACGGGGATCCGGCGCCGGACGACGGCTCGTCGTCGAAGTTCAAGGTCCGGCTGGCCAACTTCGAAGGCCCGTTCGACCTGTTGCTGCAGCTGATCTCGCAGCACGAGCTGGACGTCACCGAGGTCGCGCTGCACCAGGTCACCGACGACTTCATCGCCTACACCAGGGCGCTCGGCGCCGAGTGGGACCTCGACGAGACCACCGAGTTCCTCGTCATCGCGGCGACCCTGCTCGACCTGAAGGCCGCGCGGCTGCTGCCCTCGGCCGACGTCGAGAACGAGGACGACCTCGCGTTGCTCGAGGCCAGGGACCTGTTGTTCGCGCGCGTGCTGCAGTACCGCGCGTACAAGCAGGTCGCCGCGTTGTTCGCGGAGCTGGAGGCGGGCGCGCTGCGCCGCTACCCGCGGTCGGTGGCGCTGGAGGAGAAGTTCCTCGGCCTGCTGCCGGAGGTGATGCTCGGCGTCACCCCGGAGAAGTTCGCCGAGATCGCGCTTTCGGTGTTCCGGCCGAAGCCGCCGCCGACGGTTTCGCTCGACCACCTGCACGCGGGCAAGGTCTCGGTCCGCGAGCACGCGGCCGTGCTGCGGCTGCGCCTCGCCGAGGCGGGCAACCTGACGTTCGGCGAGCTGGTTTCGGACTGCGAGCACACACTCGAAGTGGTGGCCAGGTTCCTCGCGCTGCTGGAGCTGTACCGCGAGTCGTCCGTCCACTTCGAACAGGAGGCGGCGCTGCAGGAACTGCACGTGCGATGGACGGGCGGTTCGGTGGACGATGCGAAGGCGGCCGCCGACGCCGACCGCGACCGGGCCGTTGTCGAAGAGGAGGAGTACGGGTGA
- a CDS encoding cobyrinic acid a,c-diamide synthase, with amino-acid sequence MSRRASLPGASELFRLTGSSPAFDTEPAPEPREQPRQAPSARKSSLPDNGAARRGSGRQKHDAKITVYVSGDELLAMEHARLALRGSHDLVVDRGRLVREAVAVLLADFDQHGEESVLVKRLRDGGVGDVGGLGTEQAERN; translated from the coding sequence GTGAGCAGGCGGGCCTCCCTTCCAGGGGCTTCGGAACTCTTTCGCCTGACGGGCAGCAGCCCCGCGTTCGACACCGAACCCGCGCCGGAACCACGCGAGCAGCCGAGGCAGGCGCCGAGCGCCCGCAAGAGCTCGCTCCCGGACAACGGCGCGGCGCGGCGCGGCTCCGGACGGCAGAAGCACGACGCGAAGATCACCGTGTACGTCTCCGGTGACGAGCTGCTCGCGATGGAGCACGCCAGGCTGGCGTTGCGCGGTTCGCACGACCTCGTCGTCGACCGGGGCAGGCTGGTGCGCGAGGCGGTGGCGGTGCTGCTGGCGGACTTCGACCAGCACGGCGAGGAGTCGGTGCTGGTGAAACGGCTCCGTGACGGCGGGGTCGGCGACGTCGGCGGCCTCGGCACGGAACAGGCCGAGCGCAACTGA
- a CDS encoding ParA family protein produces the protein MSTPEVNAARSAAQAGSAAASLSTAKIATEDRNADEDVTEVLDAKAKEKKLGPTGRPWRAIPEPPMLDRHGPATVLAMCNQKGGVGKTTSTINLGAALAEYGRRVLLVDFDPQGALSVGLGIQPHELDHTVYNVIMERSVSITDVLRSTRVENVDLLPSNIDLSAAEVQLVAEVGREHTLLRVLRPVMDDYDYVLVDCQPSLGLLTVNALTAADGVVIPLECEFFSLRGVALLIDTIEKVRERLNPKLDITGILATMFDPRTLHSKEVMARVVEAFGETVFDTVINRTVRFPETTVAGEPITRWAPKSAGAAAYRALAREVIAR, from the coding sequence ATGTCGACACCTGAGGTCAACGCAGCCAGGTCGGCCGCGCAAGCGGGTTCCGCGGCCGCAAGCCTGAGCACGGCGAAGATTGCCACCGAAGACAGGAATGCCGACGAAGACGTGACGGAAGTTCTGGACGCCAAGGCGAAGGAGAAGAAGCTCGGTCCGACGGGCCGCCCGTGGCGGGCGATCCCGGAACCGCCCATGCTCGACCGGCACGGCCCGGCGACCGTGCTGGCGATGTGCAACCAGAAGGGCGGGGTCGGCAAGACCACCTCCACGATCAACCTCGGCGCCGCGCTCGCCGAGTACGGGCGGCGCGTGCTGCTCGTCGACTTCGACCCGCAGGGCGCGCTGTCCGTCGGGCTCGGCATCCAGCCGCACGAGCTGGACCACACGGTCTACAACGTGATCATGGAGCGCTCGGTGAGCATCACCGACGTGCTCCGGAGCACCCGCGTGGAGAACGTCGACCTGCTGCCGAGCAACATCGACCTGTCCGCGGCCGAGGTCCAGCTGGTCGCCGAAGTGGGCCGCGAACACACGCTACTGAGGGTCCTTCGTCCGGTGATGGACGACTACGACTATGTTTTGGTCGACTGCCAGCCCTCGCTGGGGTTGCTCACGGTGAACGCACTGACCGCTGCGGACGGCGTGGTCATCCCCCTTGAGTGCGAGTTCTTCAGTCTGCGCGGCGTCGCGCTCCTGATCGACACCATCGAGAAGGTGCGTGAGCGCCTCAACCCCAAGCTGGACATAACGGGGATTCTCGCGACCATGTTCGACCCGAGAACCCTGCATTCGAAGGAGGTCATGGCGCGCGTGGTGGAGGCATTCGGGGAGACCGTGTTCGACACGGTCATCAACCGCACCGTGCGATTCCCGGAGACCACGGTGGCCGGCGAGCCGATCACCCGGTGGGCTCCGAAGTCGGCCGGCGCGGCGGCGTACCGCGCGCTGGCCCGCGAGGTGATCGCCAGGTGA
- the xerD gene encoding site-specific tyrosine recombinase XerD — MVAAYLDHLTVERGTARNTLDGYRRDLRRYAEHLAGSGVTDFSRVTERDITAFGAALREGDGEHRPLAVSSAARALVAVRGLHRFAHVDGITEDDPAREVRPPAAAKRLPKALPVADVLRLLDMPPPDGDRALRDRALLELLYSSGARISEAVGLDLDDIDADERTVLLDGKGGKQRLVPIGRPAVEAVDAYLVRARPALARRGRGSPAVFLNARGSRLSRQSAWQVLKTNAERAGISASVSPHTLRHSFATHLLEGGADVRVVQELLGHASVTTTQVYTLVTVNTLREVYATAHPRAFD, encoded by the coding sequence GTGGTCGCCGCCTATCTCGACCACCTCACGGTCGAACGCGGCACCGCGCGCAACACCCTGGACGGCTACCGGCGTGACCTGCGGCGCTACGCCGAGCACCTGGCGGGATCGGGCGTCACCGACTTCTCCCGGGTCACCGAGCGCGACATCACCGCGTTCGGCGCGGCGCTGCGGGAAGGCGACGGCGAGCACCGCCCGCTCGCGGTGTCCTCGGCCGCGCGGGCGCTCGTCGCGGTGCGGGGCCTGCACCGGTTCGCGCACGTCGACGGCATCACCGAGGACGATCCGGCCCGCGAGGTCCGCCCGCCCGCCGCGGCGAAGCGGCTGCCGAAGGCCCTGCCCGTCGCCGATGTGCTGCGCCTGCTCGACATGCCGCCGCCGGACGGCGACCGCGCGCTGCGGGACAGGGCGCTGCTGGAACTGCTGTACTCCAGCGGCGCCCGGATCTCCGAGGCGGTCGGCCTCGACCTCGACGACATCGACGCGGACGAGCGGACCGTGCTGCTCGACGGCAAGGGCGGCAAGCAGCGCCTGGTCCCGATCGGGCGGCCCGCCGTCGAAGCCGTGGACGCCTATCTCGTGCGGGCGAGGCCGGCGCTGGCCCGGCGGGGGCGCGGGAGCCCGGCGGTCTTCCTGAACGCGCGGGGGAGCCGGTTGTCCCGGCAGAGCGCGTGGCAGGTGCTCAAGACCAACGCGGAACGCGCCGGGATCTCGGCGAGCGTGTCGCCGCACACGCTGCGTCACTCGTTCGCGACCCACCTGCTGGAAGGCGGCGCCGACGTCCGCGTCGTGCAAGAGCTGCTGGGACACGCTTCGGTGACCACGACGCAGGTGTACACGCTCGTCACGGTGAACACGCTGCGTGAGGTTTATGCGACCGCGCACCCCCGCGCGTTCGATTAG